The Castanea sativa cultivar Marrone di Chiusa Pesio chromosome 11, ASM4071231v1 genome contains a region encoding:
- the LOC142614762 gene encoding inosine-5'-monophosphate dehydrogenase 2-like, whose product MIGFCLSQYFSNNKLLNLQYQNGRRAKKYRGMGSLEAMTKGSDQRYLGDTTKLKVAQGVVGAVADKGSVLKFVPYTMQAVKQGFQDLGASSLKSAHDLLRGGVLRLKVRTGAAQVEGGVHGLVSYEKKPF is encoded by the exons ATGATTGGATTTTGCTTAAGTCAATATTTCAGtaataataaattgttaaatttgCAATACCAGAATGGTCGACGGGCCAAAAAATACAGAGGTATGGGATCCCTAGAAGCTATGACTAAAGGGAGTGATCAAAGGTATTTGGGTGATACAACTAAGCTAAAAGTTGCTCAGGGCGTTGTTGGAGCAGTTGCAGATAAAGGTTCTGTTCTGAAGTTTGTACCTTACACTATGCAAGCAGTAAAGCAGGGGTTCCAAGATCTTGGTGCTTCCTCTCTGAAGTCTGCTCATGATCTCTTAAGAGGAGGGGTATTAAGGCTAAAG GTCCGGACAGGAGCTGCGCAAGTTGAAGGTGGTGTCCATGGCCTAGTTTCTTATGAAAAGAAACCATTTTGA